The Xanthomonas fragariae genome has a segment encoding these proteins:
- the ftsE gene encoding cell division ATP-binding protein FtsE has product MTVLRFDNVSKHYAGGHQALTDVSFEVADGEMLFVTGHSGAGKSTLLKLIHLSERPSQGEVLLGERNLLKVRGRQISLHRRQVGAVYQDHRLLNDRSIAENLALPLILRGTRRAEIGKRVRSALERIGLAHREKALPSQLSAGEQQRVGIARAIIGEPRLLVADEPTGNLDPALAAEIMQLFAELPARGTSVLVVSHDLALLKQMRKRVLILDHGRLVDDISPQDLAE; this is encoded by the coding sequence ATGACCGTTCTGCGTTTTGACAACGTCAGCAAGCACTACGCCGGTGGCCACCAGGCGCTGACCGATGTCAGCTTCGAAGTGGCCGACGGTGAGATGCTGTTCGTGACCGGCCACTCAGGTGCCGGCAAAAGTACCTTGCTCAAATTGATCCACCTCAGCGAGCGGCCCAGCCAGGGCGAGGTGCTGCTGGGCGAACGCAACCTGTTGAAGGTGCGTGGCCGGCAGATTTCGCTGCATCGTCGTCAGGTGGGGGCGGTCTATCAGGACCACCGTTTGCTCAACGACCGCAGCATCGCCGAGAACCTGGCCTTGCCGTTGATCCTGCGCGGCACCCGCCGCGCCGAGATCGGCAAGCGTGTGCGTTCGGCATTGGAGCGGATCGGGCTGGCCCATCGCGAGAAAGCCTTGCCGTCGCAGTTGTCGGCTGGCGAGCAGCAGCGCGTGGGCATCGCCCGCGCCATCATCGGCGAACCGCGCTTGCTGGTGGCCGATGAGCCCACCGGTAACCTGGACCCGGCACTGGCAGCGGAAATCATGCAGTTATTTGCCGAACTGCCGGCACGCGGCACCAGCGTGCTGGTGGTCAGCCACGATCTGGCGCTGCTCAAGCAAATGCGCAAGCGCGTGCTGATTCTGGATCACGGCCGGCTGGTCGACGACATCTCGCCGCAGGATCTGGCCGAATGA
- the rho gene encoding transcription termination factor Rho yields the protein MSDHPSSDIGSVDAPVEKRVRKPRVSKTAVTNEDGGAQQPNLPLPTSPAPDAPQVPSRAPAQTSSDGVHVGSAQSASQGGDNHGESREGGQSQQQRFNQAQQQQHQNQAQSQGQVHNQGQVPAQGQSAVQNQQGQGQGQNQQGNRRDRFRNRRDRGPRDRFGNEIGGSGMPSTDGSNEPFIARPHPAVPEGFPVYSLSDLKRMPAQKLLDIADQLNIQEGVARARKQDVIFALLKVLTRHGEGVAADGVLEILPDGFGFLRAAEASYLAGPDDTYISPSQIRRLVLRTGDHLSGRIRFPKDGERYFALSIIDTINGEPLEASKNKVLFENLTPLFPRRRFRLERGDGSTEDITGRILDLMAPQGKGQRALIVSPPKAGKTMMMQQVATAITSNHPEVHMIVLLIDERPEEVTEMQRTVRGEVISSTFDEPAARHVQVAEMVIERAKRLVEHKRDVVILLDSITRLARAYNNVVPSSGKVLTGGVDANALHRPKRFFGAARNVEEGGSLTIIATALVETGSKMDEVIYEEFKGTGNSEVHLNRRITEKRVYPAIDINRSGTRREDLLIEPELLQKIWILRKLLHPMDEIAAMEFLLDKMKTTKSNDDFFSSMKR from the coding sequence TTGTCCGATCATCCTTCTTCCGATATCGGGAGCGTCGACGCTCCCGTCGAGAAACGCGTGCGCAAGCCGCGCGTGAGCAAGACCGCAGTCACCAATGAAGATGGTGGCGCACAGCAGCCCAACCTGCCCTTGCCCACCAGCCCCGCACCCGATGCCCCGCAGGTACCGTCGCGCGCACCGGCGCAGACCTCCAGCGATGGCGTACACGTCGGCAGCGCGCAAAGCGCCAGTCAGGGCGGCGACAATCACGGCGAGTCCCGCGAGGGTGGCCAGTCGCAGCAGCAGCGCTTCAACCAGGCGCAACAACAGCAGCACCAGAATCAGGCGCAAAGTCAGGGGCAAGTCCACAATCAGGGGCAAGTCCCGGCGCAGGGTCAGAGCGCCGTCCAAAATCAACAGGGCCAGGGCCAGGGGCAGAACCAACAGGGCAATCGCCGCGATCGGTTCCGTAACCGCCGCGACCGTGGGCCGCGCGATCGCTTCGGAAACGAAATAGGCGGCAGCGGCATGCCATCGACCGATGGCAGCAACGAGCCGTTCATCGCACGTCCGCACCCGGCCGTGCCGGAAGGCTTCCCGGTCTATTCGCTGAGCGATCTCAAGCGCATGCCGGCACAGAAGCTGCTGGATATCGCCGATCAGCTCAATATCCAAGAAGGCGTGGCGCGCGCCCGCAAGCAGGACGTGATCTTCGCCCTGCTCAAGGTGCTGACTCGTCACGGCGAAGGCGTTGCTGCCGACGGCGTGCTGGAAATCCTACCAGACGGCTTCGGTTTTCTGCGTGCCGCAGAAGCCAGCTACTTGGCCGGTCCGGACGATACCTACATCTCGCCGAGCCAGATCCGCCGCTTAGTTCTGCGCACCGGCGATCACCTGTCGGGCCGCATCCGCTTCCCGAAAGACGGCGAACGTTATTTCGCGCTGTCGATCATCGACACCATCAACGGCGAGCCGCTGGAAGCGAGCAAGAACAAGGTTCTGTTCGAGAACCTGACCCCGCTGTTCCCGCGTCGCCGCTTCCGTCTGGAGCGTGGCGATGGATCGACCGAGGACATCACCGGCCGCATTCTGGATCTGATGGCCCCGCAGGGTAAGGGCCAGCGCGCGCTGATCGTCTCCCCGCCCAAGGCCGGTAAGACGATGATGATGCAGCAGGTGGCCACGGCCATCACCAGCAATCATCCCGAAGTGCACATGATCGTGTTGCTGATCGATGAGCGCCCGGAAGAAGTGACCGAGATGCAGCGCACTGTGCGCGGCGAGGTCATCTCCTCCACGTTCGACGAGCCGGCTGCACGCCACGTGCAGGTCGCCGAGATGGTGATCGAACGGGCCAAGCGTCTGGTCGAACACAAGAGGGACGTGGTGATCCTGCTCGACTCGATTACCCGTCTGGCGCGTGCCTACAACAACGTGGTGCCCAGTTCCGGCAAGGTGCTGACCGGTGGTGTGGACGCCAACGCGTTGCACCGTCCGAAGCGTTTCTTCGGTGCGGCCCGTAACGTCGAAGAAGGCGGCTCGCTGACCATCATTGCCACTGCGCTGGTGGAAACCGGCAGCAAGATGGACGAGGTAATCTACGAAGAGTTCAAGGGCACCGGCAACAGCGAAGTGCATTTGAATCGCCGCATCACCGAAAAGCGCGTTTACCCGGCGATCGATATCAACCGCTCGGGCACGCGTCGCGAAGATCTGCTGATCGAGCCGGAGTTGCTGCAGAAGATCTGGATCCTGCGCAAGTTACTGCATCCGATGGACGAGATCGCGGCAATGGAATTCCTGTTGGACAAGATGAAGACCACCAAGTCCAACGACGACTTCTTCAGTTCGATGAAGCGCTGA
- the trxA gene encoding thioredoxin TrxA, with product MSDKVQHVGDADFDTAVLQSSEPVLVDFWAEWCGPCKMIAPVLDSLADTYQGRLKVAKVNVDQNRALAIKYHVRSIPMLLLFKNGQVHATQIGAVGKGQLTQMIDKTLGGAAA from the coding sequence GTGAGCGACAAGGTTCAACATGTCGGCGATGCCGACTTCGATACAGCTGTACTGCAATCCAGCGAACCGGTTCTGGTGGATTTCTGGGCCGAATGGTGTGGCCCGTGCAAGATGATCGCCCCGGTGCTGGACAGTCTGGCTGATACATATCAGGGCCGACTCAAGGTTGCCAAGGTCAATGTGGACCAGAACCGTGCTTTGGCTATCAAGTACCACGTGCGCTCGATCCCAATGCTGCTGCTGTTCAAGAATGGGCAGGTGCACGCAACCCAGATCGGAGCGGTTGGCAAGGGCCAGCTGACCCAGATGATCGACAAGACTCTGGGCGGCGCAGCCGCCTGA
- the rhlB gene encoding ATP-dependent RNA helicase RhlB, producing the protein MSDKPLTDLTFSTFDLHPALIAGLESAGFTRCTPIQALTLPVALPGGDVAGQAQTGTGKTLAFLVAVMNRLLIRSALADRKPEDPRALILAPTRELAIQIHKDAVKFGADLGLRFALVYGGVDYDKQRELLQQGVDVIIATPGRLIDYVRQHKVVSLHACEICVLDEADRMFDLGFIKDIRFLLRRMPERGTRQTLLFSATLSHRVLELAYEYMNEPEKLVVETETITAARVRQRIYFPSDEEKQTLLLGLLSRSEGARTMVFVNTKAFVERVARTLERHGYRVGVLSGDVPQKKRESLLNRFQKGQLEILVATDVAARGLHIDGVKYVYNYDLPFDAEDYVHRIGRTARLGEEGDAISFACERYAMSLPDIEAYIEQKIPVEPVTSELLTPLPRAARVPVEGKEVDENEGESVGTIFREAREQRAAEEQRRGGGRGGPGSASHSGSGGGRRDGADGKPRPRRKPRVQGQAPATAAPTETPMVAAAAAEAPSTSIVADVERAPRKRRRRRNGRPIEGVEPVAATPVAEPAAPRKPTQVIAKPVRAAAKPSGSPSLLSRIGRRLRSLVSR; encoded by the coding sequence ATGAGCGACAAACCGCTGACCGATTTGACCTTCTCCACGTTCGACCTGCATCCCGCGCTGATCGCCGGGCTGGAGAGCGCCGGGTTTACCCGGTGTACCCCGATCCAGGCGCTGACCTTGCCGGTTGCGCTGCCGGGCGGCGATGTGGCCGGCCAGGCCCAGACAGGTACCGGCAAGACCCTGGCGTTCCTGGTGGCGGTGATGAACCGCCTGCTGATTCGCTCGGCGTTGGCCGATCGCAAGCCGGAAGACCCCCGCGCGCTGATCCTGGCACCGACCCGCGAGCTGGCGATCCAGATCCACAAGGATGCCGTCAAGTTTGGCGCCGATCTGGGCCTGCGCTTTGCGCTGGTCTACGGCGGGGTGGACTACGACAAGCAGCGCGAGCTGCTGCAGCAAGGCGTGGACGTGATCATCGCCACCCCGGGCCGGCTGATCGACTACGTCAGGCAGCACAAAGTGGTCTCGCTGCACGCTTGCGAGATCTGCGTGCTGGACGAAGCCGATCGCATGTTCGATCTGGGCTTCATCAAGGACATCCGCTTTCTGCTGCGGCGCATGCCCGAGCGCGGCACCCGGCAAACGCTGCTGTTCTCGGCCACGCTCAGCCATCGCGTGCTGGAGCTGGCCTACGAGTACATGAACGAGCCGGAAAAGCTGGTGGTCGAAACCGAGACCATCACCGCTGCCCGCGTGCGCCAGCGCATCTATTTTCCATCCGACGAAGAAAAGCAGACACTGCTGCTGGGCCTGCTTTCGCGCAGTGAAGGCGCGCGCACCATGGTGTTCGTCAACACCAAGGCGTTCGTCGAGCGCGTGGCGCGCACCCTGGAGCGTCATGGATACCGGGTCGGCGTGCTGTCGGGCGATGTGCCGCAGAAGAAGCGCGAATCGTTGCTCAATCGCTTCCAGAAGGGCCAGTTGGAGATCCTGGTCGCCACCGACGTGGCGGCGCGGGGTCTGCACATCGACGGGGTCAAGTACGTCTACAACTACGATCTGCCGTTCGACGCAGAAGACTACGTGCACCGCATCGGCCGTACCGCACGCCTTGGCGAAGAGGGTGACGCGATCAGCTTCGCCTGCGAGCGTTATGCGATGAGTCTGCCGGACATCGAGGCTTATATCGAACAGAAGATTCCGGTCGAGCCGGTGACTTCCGAGTTGCTGACGCCGTTGCCGCGTGCGGCACGCGTGCCGGTGGAAGGCAAAGAGGTCGACGAAAATGAAGGCGAGAGCGTGGGCACGATCTTCCGCGAAGCGCGCGAGCAGCGAGCCGCCGAAGAGCAGCGTCGTGGCGGTGGTCGCGGTGGTCCGGGCAGCGCCTCGCACAGTGGCAGTGGCGGCGGTCGCCGGGATGGCGCCGATGGCAAGCCGCGTCCGCGTCGCAAGCCGCGTGTCCAAGGCCAAGCTCCGGCAACTGCCGCGCCGACCGAAACACCGATGGTTGCTGCAGCGGCGGCAGAGGCGCCTTCCACCAGCATCGTGGCCGATGTCGAACGCGCACCGCGCAAGCGTCGGCGGCGTCGCAACGGCCGCCCGATCGAAGGTGTCGAGCCGGTTGCCGCCACGCCGGTTGCAGAACCTGCCGCACCGCGCAAGCCGACCCAGGTGATCGCCAAGCCGGTGCGCGCCGCCGCCAAGCCGTCCGGCAGCCCATCGCTGTTGAGCCGCATCGGTCGCCGCCTGCGGTCGTTGGTCTCCCGGTAA
- the ftsX gene encoding permease-like cell division protein FtsX has translation MNKPANTEAIAPSRFGVWIDHHLHSIAFSLGRAMRKPWATLLTIVVMALALALPLGLSIALDNVKLLAGSVQQSREINLFLKVDVGADAAQALAVELRARPDVAQVTLRTPAQRLAELRESAKLDEAIDALGDNPLPTLLIVTPTDAAHDAQLAGALQALPQTDQVQHDVLWRKRLDGWLRFGERLVQVLSALLGIGAVLVVGNTVRLDIQSRREEIGVLQLLGASDGFIRRPFLYLGAWYGLGAGAVALALIAASGLALRAPLAILADSYGSSFTLHGLDLPHSVMVLVGTLVLGWLGAWLVTGHFLRQTRPTET, from the coding sequence ATGAACAAGCCCGCCAATACCGAAGCCATCGCACCGTCGCGGTTCGGCGTGTGGATCGACCACCACCTGCATAGCATCGCCTTCAGCCTGGGCCGCGCGATGCGCAAGCCATGGGCAACCTTGCTGACCATCGTGGTGATGGCCCTGGCGCTAGCCCTGCCGCTGGGGCTGTCGATCGCGCTGGACAACGTCAAGTTGCTGGCAGGCAGTGTGCAGCAGTCGCGAGAGATCAATCTGTTCTTGAAGGTCGATGTCGGCGCCGATGCGGCGCAGGCGCTGGCCGTTGAGCTGCGTGCGCGCCCGGACGTTGCCCAGGTTACGTTGCGCACGCCCGCGCAGAGGCTGGCCGAATTGCGCGAAAGCGCCAAGCTCGACGAAGCGATCGATGCGCTCGGCGACAATCCGTTGCCGACGTTGTTGATCGTCACTCCGACCGATGCCGCCCACGATGCGCAACTGGCCGGCGCGCTGCAGGCCTTGCCGCAGACCGACCAGGTGCAGCATGACGTGTTGTGGCGCAAGCGCCTGGACGGCTGGCTGCGTTTTGGCGAGCGGCTGGTGCAGGTGCTGTCTGCATTACTGGGCATCGGCGCAGTGCTGGTGGTCGGCAATACGGTGCGGCTGGATATTCAATCGCGACGCGAAGAAATTGGCGTGCTGCAATTGCTGGGGGCCAGCGATGGCTTCATTCGCCGCCCGTTTCTGTATCTGGGTGCGTGGTACGGGCTCGGTGCCGGCGCTGTTGCGCTCGCTCTGATTGCTGCCTCCGGGCTGGCGCTACGCGCGCCGTTGGCGATATTGGCCGATAGCTATGGCAGTTCCTTTACCCTCCACGGGCTGGATCTGCCGCATTCTGTGATGGTGCTGGTCGGCACCCTGGTCCTGGGTTGGCTGGGTGCCTGGCTGGTGACCGGCCATTTCCTTCGTCAGACCCGTCCCACCGAAACTTGA